A genomic segment from Epinephelus fuscoguttatus linkage group LG17, E.fuscoguttatus.final_Chr_v1 encodes:
- the sgo1 gene encoding shugoshin 1, whose amino-acid sequence MVKERAKKKSYQQSLEDIKERMKEKRNKRLASASAPSRGRSRGINKSNVANSTHTILKGVQLNNKALAVALQSEKEKTRQANVVILQLKREQQALFLHLLLLKKKLKEQEALAASASETKPSNTVVEPSRQVDLARRKQSSQNLDEPFVCKASPICADPQPSEKTAPSDKQVSLPSTVGVRRRHADRRSRRRSERLQENWALSEGNPTACLGPLMASPIHSDSVITNQPQQGAEPDLVDPADTEEIQHSTPEPAPSKNSNSNQQKPSRKKAQQQPRTKPEPVARKAERGRKPERAPLKKPWENPKPRARSKSRDRSATRAKTAPSSQGNKLNTSLGFNDTFDFDCEETVHVTPFKAKAEDNQPSTPISEETPQTEAVVSKKTDSSSSSSSSESEDSLYVPQKSRRRQASPDKTKVITTRRGRPSKVVRQKENIPPKQEISVFRDQVSSPKAVDPEKEEAHRSPDSSYSNSPDPVMLAQENHQEPDRGVIVKDSLLPVSPLVEAEMMRIDSVLSNFGDSSGEAPPLLPHQTPQRVKTCKKRGLGVRTAGRGMSLCDVTNLSPAAYRKFSCGGSRPSDARCSTPVVARKRRCTMVVDYKEPTLNAKLRRGDKFTDLQFLRSPIFKQKSSRRSVQKSRKSTSTQQPYEKYNESFVGCR is encoded by the exons ATGGTGAAAGAACGGGCCAAGAAGAAGTCCTACCAGCAGAGTCTGGAGGACATTAAGGAGAGgatgaaggagaagaggaaCAAACGGCTGGCCAGTGCTTCAGCTCCCAGCAGAGGACGGTCCAGAGGGATAAATAAAAGCAATG TGGCTAACTCCACCCACACCATCCTGAAGGGTGTCCAGCTGAACAACAAGGCGCTGGCTGTAGCCCTGCAAtctgaaaaggaaaaaacaagacAGGCCAATGTCGTGATCCTGCAGCTGAAAAGGGAGCAACAGGCCCTGTTCCTTCACCTACTTCTGCTCAAGAAGAAGCTCAAGGAGCAGGAAGCCCTGGCAGCGAGCGCTTCAGAG ACTAAACCTTCGAACACAGTTGTTGAGCCCAGCCGCCAGGTGGATTTGGCAAg GAGAAAGCAGAGCAGCCAGAACCTTGATGAGCCCTTTGTGTGCAAAGCCTCACCAATTTgtgcag ACCCTCAGCCCTCTGAGAAGACTGCACCATCTGACAAGCAGGTTTCCTTGCCATCGACAGTGGGTGTGAGACGTCGCCATGCAGATAGAAGAAGCAGGAGGAGGTCTGAGCGCCTGCAAGAAAATTGGGCGTTAAGTGAGGGGAACCCCACCGCATGCTTGGGTCCTTTAATGGCAAGTCCTattcacagtgacagtgttaTTACTAACCAGCCACAGCAAGGAGCAGAACCAGATTTAGTAGACCCTGCTGACACTGAGGAGATTCAGCATTCTACTCCTGAACCTGCCCCatccaaaaacagcaacagcaaccaGCAGAAGCCCAGCAGGAAAAAAGCCCAGCAGCAGCCCCGTACCAAACCAGAACCTGTGGCACGGAAAGCAGAGAGAGGCCGCAAACCAGAACGTGCCCCATTAAAGAAACCTTGGGAAAATCCCAAACCCAGAGCTCGCTCCAAGAGTCGGGACCGGTCAGCCACACGGGCCAAAACAGCTCCTTCGTCACAGGGGAATAAGCTCAACACATCACTGGGATTTAATGACACGTTTGACTTTGACTGTGAAGAGACGGTTCATGTCACACCGTTCAAAGCCAAGGCAGAGGACAATCAGCCGTCCACGCCCATCAGCGAAGAGACTCCACAAACTGAAGCTGTGGTTTCCAAAAAGACTGACTCAAGCTCGTCATCGTCATCTTCTGAATCGGAGGACAGCCTTTATGTCCCTCAGAAGAGCAGACGGAGACAGGCTTCCCCTGACAAGACCAAAGTGATCACCACACGAAGAGGCCGGCCCTCTAAAGTCGTCCGTCAGAAAGAAAACATCCCTCCAAAACAGGAGATCTCTG TCTTTAGAGATCAGGTGTCAAGTCCCAAAGCTGTAGACCCTGAAAAGGAAGAAGCTCATCGCTCCCCTGACTCTAGCTACTCTAACAGCCCTGACCCAGTTATGTTGGCACAGGAAAATCACCAAG AGCCTGACAGAGGGGTTATTGTGAAGGATTCTCTGCTGCCTGTCAGTCCTCTGGTTGAAGCTGAGATGATGAGAATAGACAGTGTCCTGTCCAATTTTGGAGATTCCTCTGGTGAAGCTCCTCCTCTTTTACCCCATCAAACCCCCCAGAGGGTCAAGACGTGCAAGAAAC GTGGGCTTGGTGTAAGGACAGCAGGGCGGGGCATGAGTCTGTGTGATGTGACCAATCTGTCCCCTGCAGCCTATCGCAAGTTCTCCTGTGGTGGTTCACGTCCCTCTGATGCCCGATGTTCCACCCCTGTTGTCGCTCGCAAGCGGCGCTGCACCATGGTGGTGGACTACAAGGAACCCACGCTAAATGC GAAACTGCGGCGTGGAGACAAGTTCACAGACTTGCAGTTCCTCCGCTCTCCTATTTTCAAGCAGAAGTCCAGCAGGAGGTCTGTGCAGAAATCAAGGAAATCCACGAGCACCCAGCAGCCATATGAGAAATACAATGAGTCATTTGTTGGATGTCGCTGA